The DNA sequence ttttggtgttttgtaatttttttgctcTAAACGTAAATGTGATTTTGTATCCTAAAAGTACGTTAAGTTATAACTTCTGTGTTATGGGtacaatttttagtattttttttaaatttttagatttgtttcaaatcatttcaaatattttaaatttttttatcgtttttaatactttctttcttattttgatttttttattaaattttttattataattttcttataatatgaattattgatCTTATTAAAAgggataaagtaaataaaaaattgatcataCATAACAATAGagtaaaagtaataaaattttacagttcaaaataatactaaataaaagaatactGAGAGTACTGATACTTTTTTGTGTTTCAtattgtaaaatttattattgaaatttttgtgcactatttattattctaattttttataatatgtgtTTTTATTCCTATTAAAAaggatatattaaataaaaaattaaccataaataataataaaagtataattaGTAAAAAGTTATAATCCAAAACAATAATAGAAACAAGATTATTCGGAACACTTAAAAAGAGtagtaaaatatattattttatatgttatttttaatttaataaataaatattaatttttattataatagtaaaaaattataacatattaaaatAGAGTACTATAAAAAAGAGGGTAAAAAACCAATATAAGCCAATGCCATCTCAAATTGACGTATATAAGCCAAACTGAAAATTGTTTCAGCAATGCGCAGgatcaattatttatataattcgaaccagtacGGTTCGAACTGCATATgagagtaattcgaaccagggcaGTTCGAATTACCTGTTGAATTGTCTTCATAAATCGAACCAGCTAGGTTCGAACCTTGGcttcaagtaattcgaaccagggagGTTCGAATTATAAAGAGAGCGatccaggctggttcgaattaagCAAACCTTAAATCGAACCGTGTCGGTTCGAATTAGTGGGACTCAGTGGTCTATATAACCGGCCTAAACGTGAGTTGATTCTGAGTAGAGGGagtaagatggctagtgaggagagttttgttgtgttggttcaccacagagaatccattaagaggaaaactcgttcCGGAGTGAAGTTCACAGATAAAGATCCTCTCTGTATTGTCGTAACTCCTCGAACTAGCTATGACGATCTTGTTAGATCGGTACTGATGAAGCTCGGTCTGGAAGATGCAAAGCGGGTGAAGAAGTTTTTTATCGCATTCCAGTCACGGTGCTCCAGGATtccgtgaagtatgattgtttcacgatcagtagtgatgaggacttgcaggtaATGTTTCTTTGTCGACGGCAGTTTCCGGAGGTCAGGACCCCAGAGTTGTtggcaaagctggttgatgtggtatccagctcagggggttcgaaccggaataccaccacTTTAGCCACACAAGCCGGTTCTAGTTCCCGGCCTGCCGTTGCTTCTTCCTCCGTCCCTGTCTACCAGCCAGTGGTCCAAGCTGTCGCCTCCCTGTCTTTTGCTGTTGATCTCAATGGCAGCGTTGGTGAAGACGTACGTTCAAGGAAAAATCTGCCGGACGATTTACTCGGCGTTGCACCGATTGGCATTGGAGACGGAGTGTTGGGTGATGCAGATGAGGATgatgtcgagccggatatgattgatGATTACAGCGGCGATGATATTGGAGCGACTGAGCCTGCATTGGCGGGGGGTGGTTCTAGCACTGGCACACAAcagtatccaccacatttttcctctttggacttggatgccatgaggcaggaggggATTTCTGGGCACTCTGTTGGATTCAgagctagagatgcggaagggactgctggtctgatagagttccaggttggtcagcaattttaggataaagatgaggcccttctaagtgaagacttacagcatctgGCGAGGGGTATAGTACAAGGTAGTGGAGTCCGATCatcgccggtatgtgggcaagtgcTCCGAGTTTGGGAAtaggtgcacatggttgattcggctgagtctccggaagcgcaagggcatttgggaggtcaaacggtacaatggacgtcacacttgcctggccacatccatctcgagtgaccacaggagtttggattatcatgtgatttcggcgttcattatgccaatggttagggctgatgcatccgtcagcgTAAAAGTGCTCCTGAACGCCACCGCAgcacactttgggtttaggccgacttacaggagggtctAGATGGCAAAGCAAAAGGCTATTGCCCTCATCTACGGTGattgggatgagtcatacaacgagatacctaggtgggtgttgggtgtccagctgacgatgcctggtactgttgcAGTCCTAAGGACGAGCCCCGTTCGAGTTGGAGGACAGGTGGACGAGTCTCAAGCGTATTTTCacagacttttctggactttTCCACCTtgcatcgaggcattccgtcattgcaagccgctaATCAGCATCGACGGCAcccatctgtatggcaagtaCGGGAGAATGTTGCTCATCGCAATTGCACAGGACGGAAACTCCAACATTCTACCTGttgcattcgcactagtagagggtgagaatgctgagtcctggacattctttctctcccaccttcGTCAGCACGTGACACCACAGCcgggtctgctggttatatcagacaggcataacggcatcaaggctgcgCTAGAGGCTCCTGATGGAGGTTGGTTACCTCCATCTGCATACCGcgcattctgcattcgacacgtagCTGCTAATTTTGCCCtaaccttcaagggcaaagatgcACGGAGGCTTCTTGTGAATTCGGCGTATGCTAAGACCgaggttgagtttgattactggtttgatatactacggtctgaagacccggcgatgtgtgagtgggcgaaccggattgattattcattgtggactcagcatcgtgatgagggtcggagattcggtcacatgacgacgaatatctcGGAATGTGTGAACTCAATCCTCAAGGGTGTCAGAAACCTTCCTGTATCCTCACTAGTGAAGGCAACATACGGAAGGCTTGCCGAACTATTTGTTCGCAAggggagagaggctgaggcccagatgagaaccggacaacaattcagtcaacACTTGGTACATGCACCGATACAACCATGCCAGTGCTGCAGAGGCCCAGCTGTAGGTACCCATCTCCTCCAGCCTAGCTACGTACGGAAGCCATCTAATGTGAATGCGGTTGCCAGACTTGTCCCCAAACAGCTgcgtgcccaacaacatcatAATATACGCACGGGCATATCGCCGCACAGTCTCGTCATCTGCTCCATCGGGACACTCACCAAAAgtctcctgaaaccagctgcaattcactgcgtacttctgaacctggcATGGAGGAGGAACCACTCCAAGCAGCTCCTGGAACCACACCCAGGCTGGACGGCCACCCTGAATGTATAAATGGAACTCTGACAGGCAGCCGCTCACGTAACGCCCGTCTACTGGCAAACCCaactggtatgccacgtcctgcaGAGTGATGGGGCACTCTCCAAACGGCAtgtgaaacgtgtgcgtctccggacgccatcgCTCGACAAATGCACTGACAAGGGCCTCGTCTAACCGGAACCATCTTtcgttcagccttgcaagatggtatagtcctgccatctgcaagtacgaaACGTATCTGTCATCTAGTC is a window from the Arachis hypogaea cultivar Tifrunner chromosome 1, arahy.Tifrunner.gnm2.J5K5, whole genome shotgun sequence genome containing:
- the LOC114925064 gene encoding protein MAIN-LIKE 1-like, which encodes MGDDPAHLYRLDGVAHIAGVINDEVSTEIFLIVAPQRCIRSMRRQQGMRLDDRYVSYLQMAGLYHLARLNERWFRLDEALVSAFVERWRPETHTFHMPFGECPITLQDVAYQLGLPVDGRYVSGCLSEFHLYIQGGRPAWVWFQELLGVVPPPCQVQKYAVNCSWFQETFGECPDGADDETVRRYARAYIMMLLGTQLFGDKSGNRIHIRWLPYVARLEEMGTYSWASAALAWLYRCMYQVLTELLSGSHLGLSLSPLANK